From the Streptomyces sp. Sge12 genome, the window GCTCGCTGCGGGCCGGCCCCGAAGGACTGGTGTTCCTCACCGCGCACCGCAGACGGGCGGGCATGGCCATCGGCCGGCCTCCCCGCACCGAACCCCTCACGCCGCAGTGCCCGGTCCACCTCGTCTGCGAGTCGTGCCACCGGCACGCCATCGAGGCCGACGCCCGGTACTGCAGCTGGTGCGGTACCCGCCTCGTCCCCCGGGCCGACCCGGGCTGAGGGGGCACGCGGCGCCTACGGCCGCGGGTGGAGGGGAACCGGGACGCGCGGCAGGTCGATGCCGAAGTGGTCGCGATAGGCGGCCAGCACCTCGCCGTCGCCGGTCAGCGCCCGCTCGGTCCGTTCCCCGGCGGCCGTCACCGTCAGGACCCGGTCGCTGAGGGTGATCCTGCCGGTCTCCGACAGCAGCGAGCACACCGGCTTGCGGGTGAAACCGGACGCGGGCGAAGTGCTGTGCCACCAGGCCCCGGTCACGAAGTCGGACAGGACCCGGGGGCGCGTCTCCAGCCGGTACTGCGGCACGCCGTCCTGGATGACGTCGAGGTCCCCGTGCGGGCCGTCGGCCGGCACGATCCGGAACACCCCGCCCGGGTCGGACTGCTCACCGCGCTCGTCGAAGGCCAGCGGGAAGTGGCTGTGGTCGCCGAAACCCACGTCCACCAGCCACGCCCGCCCGTCCTCGGACTCGACGCGCAGCGC encodes:
- a CDS encoding arylamine N-acetyltransferase family protein — protein: MEDLPTSRADAYLRRIGAQRPVSPSAQALRDLHLRHLRTVPFESLSIHLGQAIVLEADALLDKLFGGRGGFCYELNGAFALLLRSLGYRVELLQARVYAAGGGPGVPYDHLALRVESEDGRAWLVDVGFGDHSHFPLAFDERGEQSDPGGVFRIVPADGPHGDLDVIQDGVPQYRLETRPRVLSDFVTGAWWHSTSPASGFTRKPVCSLLSETGRITLSDRVLTVTAAGERTERALTGDGEVLAAYRDHFGIDLPRVPVPLHPRP